A genomic segment from Bradyrhizobium sp. CB1015 encodes:
- a CDS encoding phosphonopyruvate decarboxylase translates to MHARADAADTAPNWPDDVFATLQRFDVRQVPYVPDAGHSKLIQRVLASSTMRGIALTTEEEGVALLAGAWTGGQRGVLLMQSSGVGNCINMLSLIPILRFPFLTLVTMRGEWGEFNPWQVPMGSTTQGVFELSGVKVLRASHAAEVPAVLEAAAAQAYNALTPTAVLLSQRLIGAKVFTK, encoded by the coding sequence ATGCACGCACGCGCTGACGCTGCCGACACGGCGCCGAACTGGCCCGACGATGTTTTCGCGACCTTGCAGCGCTTCGACGTCCGGCAGGTGCCTTACGTGCCGGACGCCGGTCATTCCAAGCTGATCCAGCGCGTGCTGGCCTCCTCCACCATGCGCGGCATTGCGCTGACGACGGAGGAGGAGGGCGTGGCGCTACTCGCCGGCGCCTGGACCGGCGGCCAGCGCGGCGTCTTGCTGATGCAGTCGAGCGGCGTCGGCAATTGCATCAACATGCTGTCGCTGATCCCGATCCTGCGCTTTCCGTTCCTCACCCTGGTGACCATGCGCGGCGAGTGGGGCGAGTTCAATCCGTGGCAGGTGCCGATGGGCTCGACCACGCAAGGCGTGTTCGAGCTCTCCGGCGTCAAGGTGCTGCGCGCCTCGCACGCGGCCGAGGTGCCGGCGGTGTTAGAGGCCGCCGCAGCCCAGGCCTACAACGCGCTGACGCCGACCGCCGTCCTCCTGTCGCAGCGCCTGATCGGCGCCAAGGTTTTCACCAAATGA
- a CDS encoding Spy/CpxP family protein refolding chaperone: MAWLGPVFWPYAYSDIFNYTFWSYAYEPGYWAYAYDDFVDTVFWGGDGPYAAYASTNPYDYPQAGGSYRARQRASVSPQTVQQLCATPDKGVTAWPLADIAQAVRPTPEQRVLLDELKTAAANAAGVFKDSCTETYALTPPGRLRAMMNRISATLEAVKIVRPALENFYNSLSDEQQARFNALGPNVGERSSQQQEASSEGCGDPKSSLTQLPIERIEAVLHPAGKQKEALDRLSEATAKGVEGLQAACPNDVPLTPVGRLEAMQHRLEAMLAAAKLVEPALDEFYATLSSEQKARFNTLQQVAGQ, from the coding sequence GTGGCTTGGCTTGGGCCCGTGTTCTGGCCTTACGCCTATTCCGACATCTTCAACTACACGTTCTGGTCCTATGCCTACGAGCCCGGATATTGGGCGTACGCCTATGACGACTTCGTCGACACCGTGTTCTGGGGCGGCGACGGCCCTTACGCCGCTTATGCCAGCACCAACCCGTATGACTATCCGCAAGCCGGCGGCAGCTACCGCGCGCGCCAGCGTGCCAGCGTGAGCCCGCAGACGGTTCAGCAATTGTGCGCCACACCGGACAAGGGTGTGACCGCCTGGCCGCTTGCCGATATCGCACAGGCGGTGCGGCCGACGCCGGAACAACGCGTATTGTTGGACGAGCTCAAGACGGCGGCGGCCAACGCTGCCGGTGTGTTCAAGGACTCCTGCACGGAGACTTATGCACTGACTCCCCCTGGCCGCTTGCGCGCGATGATGAACCGCATCAGCGCGACGCTTGAAGCGGTCAAGATCGTTCGACCGGCACTGGAGAATTTCTACAACTCGCTCAGTGACGAGCAGCAGGCCCGCTTCAACGCGCTTGGCCCCAATGTCGGCGAGCGCTCGTCGCAGCAGCAGGAGGCGAGTAGCGAGGGCTGCGGCGATCCGAAGTCCAGCCTGACCCAGCTGCCGATCGAGAGGATCGAGGCTGTGCTCCACCCGGCCGGCAAGCAGAAGGAGGCGCTCGACCGCCTCAGTGAAGCGACAGCCAAGGGCGTTGAAGGCCTGCAGGCGGCCTGTCCGAACGATGTACCGCTGACGCCGGTCGGACGGCTGGAGGCGATGCAGCACCGGCTCGAGGCGATGCTGGCGGCCGCCAAGCTGGTCGAACCAGCGCTGGACGAGTTCTATGCCACGCTGAGCAGCGAGCAGAAAGCGCGCTTCAACACCCTGCAACAGGTCGCCGGCCAATGA
- the rocD gene encoding ornithine--oxo-acid transaminase: MSASVIDFVATEARFGAHNYEPIEVVLARGEGVWVWDTEGNRYLDCLSAYSAVSQGHCHPKILAAMVEQAHRLTLTSRAFHNDQLAPFYEEIAALTGSHKVLPMNSGAEAVESAIKSVRKWGYEVKGVPDGQAEIIVCANNFHGRTLGIVGFSTDPETRAHFGPFAPGFKIIPFGDAAALEEAITPNTVAFLVEPIQGEAGVVIPPAGYFKTVRELCTANNVMLVLDEIQTGLGRTGKLLAEQHEGIEADVTLLGKALSGGFYPVSAVLSNNEVLGTLRPGQHGSTFGGNPLACAVARAAMRVLVEEGMIENAARQGARFLNGLKDIRANTIREVRGRGLMLAVELHPEAGRARRYCEALQAKGILAKDTHEHTIRIAPPLVITSDQVDWALERLATTLTQDLS, encoded by the coding sequence ATGAGCGCGTCGGTCATTGATTTCGTTGCTACGGAAGCACGCTTTGGCGCTCACAATTACGAGCCGATCGAGGTCGTCCTTGCGCGCGGCGAAGGTGTCTGGGTCTGGGACACCGAAGGCAATCGGTACCTCGATTGCCTGTCCGCCTATTCGGCGGTCAGCCAGGGCCACTGCCACCCCAAGATCCTGGCGGCCATGGTGGAACAGGCGCACAGGCTGACGCTGACCTCGCGCGCCTTCCACAACGACCAACTCGCCCCCTTCTACGAGGAGATCGCCGCGCTGACCGGCTCCCACAAGGTGCTGCCGATGAACAGCGGTGCCGAGGCGGTCGAAAGCGCGATCAAGTCGGTGCGCAAATGGGGCTACGAGGTGAAAGGCGTGCCGGACGGCCAGGCCGAGATCATCGTCTGCGCCAACAATTTCCACGGACGCACGCTGGGTATCGTCGGCTTTTCGACCGATCCCGAGACACGCGCCCACTTCGGACCGTTCGCCCCGGGCTTCAAGATCATCCCGTTCGGCGACGCCGCGGCGCTCGAGGAGGCAATCACCCCAAACACGGTCGCCTTCCTGGTCGAGCCGATCCAGGGCGAAGCCGGTGTCGTCATTCCTCCGGCCGGCTATTTCAAGACGGTGCGGGAGCTCTGCACCGCCAACAACGTGATGCTGGTGCTCGACGAGATCCAGACCGGGCTCGGCCGCACCGGCAAGCTGCTCGCCGAACAGCACGAGGGTATAGAGGCGGACGTGACGCTGCTCGGCAAAGCCCTGTCCGGCGGCTTCTATCCGGTCTCGGCCGTGCTCTCGAACAACGAAGTGCTCGGGACATTGAGGCCCGGGCAGCACGGTTCGACCTTCGGAGGCAACCCACTTGCCTGCGCGGTGGCCCGCGCGGCGATGCGCGTGCTGGTCGAGGAAGGCATGATCGAGAACGCGGCGAGGCAAGGCGCACGCTTTCTGAACGGCTTGAAGGACATCCGTGCCAATACGATCCGCGAGGTGCGCGGGCGCGGCTTGATGCTCGCGGTCGAGCTTCATCCCGAGGCCGGGCGGGCACGCCGCTACTGCGAGGCGCTCCAGGCCAAGGGCATCCTTGCCAAGGATACCCATGAGCATACGATCCGCATCGCCCCGCCGCTGGTGATCACAAGCGACCAGGTCGACTGGGCGCTGGAGCGGCTCGCCACCACCCTGACGCAGGATCTCTCTTGA
- a CDS encoding thiamine pyrophosphate-dependent enzyme, which translates to MSKANLLDRRQVVSTLLANRKDVVAIGGLGASTNDMCAAGDHARNFYLWGGMGGAAMIGLGLALAQPKLPVLVITGDGEMLMGMGSLATIGLQKPANLSIAVLDNEAYGETGGQTSHTSAAADLVGIARACGINDSRAVTTMAEVEAFAKAVHDVSAGPRFANVKIDSANLERILPTRDGTYIVNRIRADLGFQPI; encoded by the coding sequence ATGAGCAAGGCCAATCTCCTCGACCGTCGCCAGGTGGTGTCCACGTTGCTGGCGAACCGCAAGGACGTCGTCGCGATCGGCGGCCTCGGTGCCTCCACCAACGACATGTGCGCCGCCGGCGACCACGCCCGCAACTTCTACCTCTGGGGCGGCATGGGCGGCGCCGCGATGATCGGGCTGGGTCTGGCACTGGCGCAGCCGAAGCTGCCGGTGCTGGTCATCACCGGCGACGGCGAGATGCTGATGGGTATGGGCAGCCTTGCCACGATCGGCCTGCAGAAGCCGGCCAACCTCTCGATCGCAGTGCTCGACAATGAGGCCTATGGCGAGACCGGCGGCCAGACCAGCCACACCTCCGCCGCCGCCGACCTCGTCGGCATCGCCAGGGCCTGCGGCATTAACGACAGCCGGGCTGTCACGACCATGGCCGAAGTCGAAGCCTTCGCCAAAGCTGTGCACGACGTTTCCGCGGGGCCGCGCTTTGCCAACGTGAAGATCGACAGCGCCAATCTGGAGCGGATTCTGCCGACCCGGGATGGGACCTACATCGTCAACCGGATCCGTGCTGACCTCGGCTTCCAGCCGATCTAG
- a CDS encoding cytochrome P450: protein MNADAKALAASFDLERLTPEFYDNPYPTYRALRENEPVKRLRSGTVFLTRYDDLVTTYKNTKSFSSDKKREFAPKYGDTPLYEHHTTSLVFNDPPSHTRVRRLIMGALSPRAIASMEGDLIKLVDGLLDAIAAKGACELIEDFAASIPIEVIGNLLDVPHEERGPLRDWSLAILGALEPVVSTEAAARGNKAVADFLAYLETLVARRRAKPGNPERDVLTRLIQGEENGERLTEKELLHNCIFLLNAGHETTTNLIGNGLVALDRHPDQRQRLIENPDLIKTAVEEMLRYESSNQLGNRMTTERIELGGVMLEAGTSVTLCIGAANRDPAQFPDPERFDIGRTPNRHLAFATGAHQCAGMALARLEGAIAISRFLARFPNYAVSGAPVRGGRVRFRGFLSVPCALG, encoded by the coding sequence ATGAACGCAGATGCGAAGGCGCTGGCGGCAAGCTTCGACCTCGAGAGGCTGACGCCGGAGTTCTACGACAACCCCTATCCGACCTATCGTGCACTGCGGGAGAACGAGCCGGTCAAGCGCCTGCGCAGCGGCACCGTGTTCCTGACCCGCTACGACGATCTCGTCACGACCTACAAGAACACCAAATCGTTCAGCTCGGACAAGAAGCGGGAGTTCGCGCCGAAATACGGTGACACGCCGCTCTACGAGCACCACACCACCAGCCTCGTCTTCAACGACCCGCCCTCCCACACCCGCGTGCGCCGCCTGATCATGGGCGCGCTGTCGCCGCGCGCGATCGCGAGCATGGAAGGGGACCTCATCAAGCTGGTCGACGGCTTGCTCGATGCCATTGCCGCCAAGGGCGCTTGCGAGCTGATCGAGGACTTTGCCGCGTCGATTCCCATCGAGGTAATCGGCAATCTGCTCGACGTGCCTCACGAGGAGCGCGGGCCGCTGCGCGACTGGTCGCTGGCGATCCTGGGTGCTCTCGAGCCGGTGGTGTCGACGGAGGCTGCTGCGCGCGGCAACAAGGCGGTGGCGGACTTCCTCGCTTATCTGGAGACACTGGTCGCGCGCCGGCGTGCCAAGCCGGGTAATCCCGAGCGCGACGTGCTGACGCGCCTGATCCAGGGGGAAGAGAACGGCGAGCGGCTGACGGAGAAGGAGCTGCTGCACAATTGCATCTTCCTGCTCAATGCCGGCCACGAGACCACCACCAACCTGATCGGCAACGGCCTCGTGGCGCTCGACCGGCATCCCGACCAGAGGCAGCGCTTGATCGAGAACCCGGACCTGATCAAGACCGCGGTCGAGGAGATGCTGCGCTACGAGAGCTCCAACCAGCTCGGCAATCGCATGACCACCGAGAGGATCGAGCTCGGCGGCGTCATGCTCGAGGCCGGCACGTCGGTGACGCTGTGCATCGGCGCGGCGAACCGCGACCCCGCGCAGTTTCCCGACCCTGAGCGTTTCGATATCGGGCGCACGCCGAACCGGCACCTCGCCTTCGCCACCGGCGCGCATCAATGCGCCGGCATGGCGCTGGCGCGGCTGGAAGGGGCGATCGCGATCTCGCGCTTCCTGGCGCGCTTCCCGAACTATGCCGTGAGCGGGGCGCCAGTGCGCGGCGGACGGGTGCGGTTCCGCGGCTTCCTGAGCGTGCCCTGCGCGCTTGGCTGA